A single region of the Gephyromycinifex aptenodytis genome encodes:
- a CDS encoding GntR family transcriptional regulator, whose translation MTDGGANAASRPVLVAGRRLKHLEVVQAIEKSIREGEVERGGRLLSEHALAAQFNTSRGTIRRALAELAKRNLIATQTGRGSFVTFDGHPLDTSQGWTHALLSGGASLSTHLMFLGFISDPELAVHLGTSTARFLAVDRLRRLPDGSAVSLERSRIPAIDALEPVPAEGLAEESLTKTMHRAGLRPVSGEQWVQLVHLDDATAAIFEQPSGRAYLHAIRTTKDAAGGLVEHVTSILDPDHFRLHIQF comes from the coding sequence ATGACCGATGGGGGCGCCAACGCAGCTTCCAGACCCGTTCTCGTGGCTGGTCGGCGCCTCAAGCACCTTGAAGTCGTTCAGGCAATCGAGAAGTCGATCCGCGAGGGCGAGGTTGAGCGGGGCGGGCGTCTTTTGAGTGAACATGCGCTTGCAGCGCAGTTCAATACCAGCCGCGGGACCATCAGGCGGGCTCTAGCAGAGCTGGCCAAGCGCAACCTCATCGCGACACAGACCGGCCGCGGATCATTCGTCACCTTCGACGGTCACCCCCTCGACACATCGCAAGGCTGGACGCACGCCCTCCTGTCAGGCGGCGCCAGCCTGAGCACACATCTGATGTTTCTGGGGTTCATCTCCGACCCGGAACTGGCCGTGCACCTGGGCACCAGCACTGCTCGCTTCCTGGCGGTCGACCGCCTCAGACGTCTACCCGATGGCAGTGCCGTGTCTCTCGAACGCAGCCGGATACCCGCAATCGACGCCCTTGAGCCTGTTCCAGCCGAAGGGCTCGCCGAGGAGTCGCTGACCAAAACCATGCATCGAGCAGGTCTGCGGCCAGTCTCGGGGGAACAGTGGGTACAGCTGGTCCACCTCGATGATGCGACGGCCGCCATTTTTGAGCAGCCCAGCGGCCGCGCCTACCTGCATGCCATCCGGACTACAAAAGACGCGGCAGGCGGCCTCGTCGAGCACGTCACCAGCATTCTCGATCCCGACCACTTCCGCCTTCACATCCAGTTCTGA
- a CDS encoding ADP-ribosylglycohydrolase family protein: MTQNAAATTDPSAMRRRALGALYGLAIGDALGMPTQDLTQEQIRDDYGRIAAFLPAGPHQIIAACQPAGTVTDDTEQMILVATMLAQTGSIAALPFARALAEWEDSMRERGSLDLLGPSTRAAIASIRAGASAEESGKNGTTNGAAMRIAPVGVANPPEALDELVDRVVEACGVTHNTSLGISSAAAVAAAVSAGVSGASRSAAVELGIEAAEIGALRGHQVPGPSIAARARLAVDWLPSVPDPARAIYDVIGTTVASQESVVAALAICASIGDPWEAVCLAAGVGGDTDTVAAIVGAICGATNGIEAFPENAVATIQSVNDIHLEDVVDKLLQLRLSTATSRRA; this comes from the coding sequence GTGACCCAAAACGCGGCAGCAACAACCGACCCATCGGCAATGCGGCGAAGGGCGTTGGGTGCGCTCTACGGTTTGGCGATCGGCGATGCCCTCGGCATGCCGACGCAGGACCTCACCCAGGAACAGATACGGGACGACTACGGCCGGATCGCCGCTTTCCTGCCCGCGGGCCCCCACCAGATCATCGCCGCATGTCAGCCTGCAGGCACGGTCACGGATGACACCGAACAGATGATCCTGGTGGCCACCATGTTGGCGCAGACCGGGAGCATCGCGGCCCTGCCCTTCGCCCGGGCGCTGGCAGAGTGGGAGGACTCAATGCGCGAGCGGGGGTCGCTGGACCTTCTGGGTCCCTCCACCCGGGCAGCCATCGCGAGCATCAGAGCCGGAGCATCCGCCGAAGAATCCGGAAAGAACGGCACCACCAACGGGGCAGCCATGCGCATCGCGCCCGTGGGTGTCGCCAACCCTCCGGAGGCCTTGGATGAACTGGTCGACAGGGTTGTCGAGGCGTGCGGGGTCACCCACAACACCTCCTTGGGTATCTCCTCAGCGGCAGCTGTCGCAGCTGCTGTCAGCGCTGGGGTCAGCGGGGCGAGCCGTAGCGCGGCAGTTGAGCTAGGCATTGAAGCAGCCGAGATCGGCGCGCTGCGTGGCCACCAAGTTCCGGGACCGTCCATCGCCGCGCGGGCACGCTTAGCCGTCGATTGGCTTCCCTCGGTGCCAGATCCCGCGCGAGCCATCTACGACGTCATCGGCACGACAGTGGCATCCCAGGAGTCCGTGGTTGCGGCACTCGCCATCTGCGCGAGCATTGGTGACCCCTGGGAAGCTGTCTGCCTGGCAGCAGGCGTCGGCGGAGACACCGACACGGTCGCCGCCATCGTTGGCGCCATCTGCGGGGCCACGAACGGGATTGAAGCGTTCCCCGAGAATGCTGTGGCCACCATCCAGTCTGTTAACGACATCCACCTCGAAGACGTGGTCGACAAACTCCTCCAGCTCCGTCTATCAACCGCAACCAGCCGAAGGGCATGA
- a CDS encoding PfkB family carbohydrate kinase → MPRLIHTGSVIVDVVMTIDRLPDPGGDTVASSSELVAGGALNTMVAARRDGLDVLYAGLTGTGTFASIIQAALGANRLDSLLPPVPDLDSGYCVALVQGDGERTFITHLGAEGQFGYEHLAAIPLTAGDLVFVSGYSLATKSNAEGLARWLGDIPEDNIVLVDPSPLVSELPCGLYRPLFDRADILSCNAREARILTGVESLEDGARELARRVRPGAAAVVRAGAHATIIARTRDEATTLTHVPTFPVDAVDTNGAGDAHAGVLLSGLARGLSLEEAVLRANAAASIAVTRTGPTSAPTAEETDRLLAAQT, encoded by the coding sequence ATGCCGCGACTGATCCATACCGGCAGCGTGATCGTTGACGTTGTCATGACTATTGACCGGCTCCCTGACCCGGGGGGCGACACCGTCGCTTCCTCCTCGGAACTTGTGGCCGGAGGCGCTCTCAACACCATGGTGGCTGCTCGTCGAGACGGACTGGATGTGCTCTACGCCGGTCTGACTGGGACGGGAACCTTTGCCTCGATCATTCAGGCCGCGCTTGGAGCGAACCGCCTCGATTCGCTTCTGCCACCCGTGCCTGACCTGGACTCCGGATATTGCGTAGCGCTGGTGCAGGGCGACGGCGAGCGGACTTTCATCACGCATCTCGGTGCCGAAGGGCAATTCGGCTACGAGCACCTTGCTGCGATCCCGCTCACTGCTGGGGACCTCGTCTTCGTCAGTGGCTACAGCCTCGCCACCAAGTCCAATGCGGAAGGGCTGGCGCGATGGCTGGGCGACATCCCCGAGGACAACATTGTTCTGGTCGACCCCTCGCCACTTGTCAGTGAACTCCCGTGTGGGCTCTACCGTCCGCTCTTCGACAGGGCCGACATCCTGTCCTGCAATGCCCGTGAGGCCCGTATCCTCACGGGCGTGGAAAGTCTGGAGGACGGCGCGCGCGAGTTAGCCCGTCGGGTGCGCCCCGGAGCCGCCGCCGTTGTACGGGCCGGTGCACACGCAACCATCATTGCGCGCACCCGAGACGAGGCGACAACGCTCACCCACGTCCCCACTTTCCCGGTAGACGCGGTGGACACCAATGGGGCCGGGGATGCCCATGCCGGCGTCCTTTTGTCCGGGCTGGCCCGCGGCCTGTCTTTGGAGGAAGCCGTTCTACGCGCCAATGCTGCGGCATCCATCGCCGTGACACGTACCGGCCCCACGTCAGCGCCCACCGCTGAAGAAACCGATCGCCTGCTTGCAGCACAGACGTAA
- a CDS encoding alpha/beta hydrolase, whose amino-acid sequence MIRERVLETSAGTFGAIDFGGEGRDILMLHQLTSNAQVWVPLGEELAKVGRAVAIDLPGHGRSALQHGGFDRITDDLPLIVEALGMTRPLVLLEQEELLILSPDRLAGLGGCGFFLIGLSSCRRGEEAKAEWREVVGPNSLEVWRERFGLFATGSMQELQGYVDRTVQRASTDWVNEGVAPNQYRAYLERNITTTEDGWRRRPRRDVLERALHHIAEGVHGLDLLDQVDAPLWIAASPVNLCAEEVATLNEYAANRANCRVIFVRGGQVVDSLDPQDVSSAVARMLEATEG is encoded by the coding sequence ATGATCCGGGAACGCGTGCTCGAAACCTCCGCCGGCACGTTCGGAGCCATCGACTTCGGTGGCGAAGGACGCGACATCCTCATGCTTCACCAACTGACGTCGAACGCTCAGGTGTGGGTCCCGTTGGGGGAAGAGCTGGCCAAGGTTGGCCGAGCCGTGGCAATCGACCTTCCGGGTCATGGACGCTCTGCTTTACAGCACGGTGGGTTTGACCGCATCACCGATGACCTGCCGCTCATTGTGGAGGCGTTGGGGATGACACGGCCCCTCGTCTTGCTGGAGCAGGAAGAACTTCTGATCCTGTCACCGGATCGCCTGGCCGGGCTCGGCGGCTGCGGGTTCTTCTTGATCGGCTTGAGCTCCTGCCGTCGTGGCGAAGAAGCAAAGGCCGAATGGCGCGAAGTGGTCGGGCCTAACTCCCTCGAAGTGTGGCGGGAGCGGTTCGGGCTGTTCGCTACCGGCTCGATGCAGGAGCTGCAGGGTTACGTGGATCGGACGGTCCAGCGAGCCTCCACCGATTGGGTCAACGAGGGCGTTGCGCCGAACCAATACCGTGCCTACCTTGAGCGGAACATCACCACGACTGAGGACGGTTGGAGGCGGCGCCCGCGCCGCGACGTGCTCGAGCGGGCCCTCCACCACATCGCCGAAGGCGTCCACGGTCTCGACCTGCTCGATCAGGTTGATGCACCGTTGTGGATTGCGGCCTCGCCGGTAAACCTGTGCGCAGAAGAAGTGGCGACCCTCAACGAGTACGCGGCCAACCGAGCTAATTGCCGGGTCATCTTCGTGCGTGGCGGCCAAGTTGTTGATTCTTTGGACCCTCAGGATGTTTCTTCGGCTGTCGCCAGAATGCTCGAGGCGACCGAGGGCTGA
- a CDS encoding MFS transporter produces the protein MQRPALDGSTAVPATATLFASNGLVIGVWAASLAGLRERLDLSSSLVASALVVLGVSAIVGMQVGGRLADALGARRVALAALPTLLVGIAVIGLAASYPWLLTGAVVLGLGNGVMDVSMNAMGVQVEKRRPKPVMSFFHGMWSVGNFSGAALVLLASLVLPERAVLAGCLLAATIALVSTAVLSRITPETEIVAHVDESGAKTKVPGWAWLLGLMAIAFGLGEGTAMDWSGIHVTDVAGVPAVQGSMAVTVVAAFMVIIRLLGDRLVARFGRRAVVRFGGICSVAGYLTVSIAQPLPVLLMGWALVGFGIGMIAPQVYAVAGHAGGGRVLAVVVTFGYATFLAGPAVIGFFVDHIGVQRTMFIPALLLSTLPLLARVIPAETEPQTPR, from the coding sequence ATGCAGCGCCCTGCCCTTGACGGCTCGACCGCGGTACCGGCGACCGCCACCCTGTTCGCCTCGAACGGGCTCGTCATCGGTGTCTGGGCGGCGTCGCTGGCGGGCTTGCGTGAACGCCTCGACCTCTCCAGCTCCCTGGTGGCGAGCGCCCTGGTCGTGCTCGGGGTCAGCGCCATCGTCGGCATGCAGGTGGGCGGCCGACTCGCGGACGCCCTCGGGGCCCGCCGTGTTGCTCTGGCGGCGCTGCCAACGCTCCTGGTCGGCATCGCAGTGATCGGTCTGGCGGCCTCCTACCCGTGGCTGCTGACCGGGGCAGTGGTGCTGGGGCTGGGAAACGGCGTGATGGATGTGTCCATGAATGCGATGGGTGTGCAGGTGGAGAAGCGCCGACCCAAACCAGTCATGAGCTTCTTCCACGGCATGTGGTCGGTCGGGAACTTCTCCGGTGCCGCATTGGTCCTGCTCGCCTCCCTGGTCCTGCCTGAGCGGGCGGTCCTGGCCGGGTGCCTGCTGGCGGCAACGATCGCGCTCGTCAGCACCGCGGTGCTCTCCCGCATCACCCCCGAAACCGAGATCGTCGCGCACGTGGATGAGTCCGGGGCCAAGACCAAGGTTCCCGGCTGGGCCTGGCTGTTGGGTTTGATGGCTATCGCCTTCGGCTTGGGTGAAGGCACGGCGATGGACTGGTCCGGTATCCACGTCACCGATGTCGCGGGCGTACCCGCCGTGCAGGGATCCATGGCAGTCACCGTCGTGGCCGCGTTCATGGTGATCATCCGGCTGCTGGGGGACCGCCTGGTCGCGCGGTTCGGGCGGCGCGCCGTGGTGCGTTTCGGCGGTATCTGCTCGGTAGCCGGCTATTTGACAGTATCGATAGCGCAGCCTTTGCCGGTCTTGCTCATGGGCTGGGCGCTGGTCGGGTTCGGCATCGGGATGATCGCCCCACAGGTGTACGCCGTCGCGGGTCACGCCGGGGGCGGGCGGGTGCTGGCAGTCGTGGTCACCTTCGGTTACGCCACCTTCTTGGCGGGGCCTGCTGTCATCGGGTTCTTCGTCGACCACATCGGCGTTCAACGCACCATGTTCATCCCGGCCCTGCTGCTGTCCACGCTGCCGCTGCTGGCCCGCGTCATCCCGGCAGAGACCGAACCGCAAACACCTCGCTGA
- a CDS encoding TraR/DksA family transcriptional regulator, which produces MGATADDLLVHLREARQQARARVEEFHATQQALTRSRGDSDSDDEHDPEGSTIAWDQALLAASRDAARRHLRDIESALSRVEDGWDGTCTGCGQPIPAERLQVRPHTDQCVSCASTRQR; this is translated from the coding sequence ATGGGGGCTACCGCCGATGACCTGCTCGTCCACCTGCGAGAGGCGCGCCAGCAGGCTCGCGCCCGCGTCGAGGAGTTCCACGCCACACAGCAGGCGCTGACGCGCTCACGGGGCGACTCCGACTCCGACGACGAGCACGACCCCGAAGGTTCGACGATCGCGTGGGATCAGGCGCTGCTGGCCGCTTCACGCGACGCGGCCAGGCGACACCTTCGCGACATCGAGTCGGCGCTATCCCGGGTCGAGGACGGCTGGGACGGCACCTGCACCGGATGTGGACAGCCGATCCCCGCCGAGCGCCTGCAGGTGCGCCCCCACACCGATCAGTGCGTTTCCTGCGCCTCCACCCGCCAGCGCTGA
- a CDS encoding NYN domain-containing protein encodes MRSCCTIYVDVGYLLAAAATRVTGSSLRRGVQTDYAALIRALEAQAEADSGLPLLRVIWYDAGGRPGGMPDLSQDEIGLLPRVKLRLGRLSYTGEQKGVDVRIGLDLAIQARQRVADVVYLVSGDDDLTEAVEEAQAHGVQVILLAVPRHDGKPLAVSKHLLREVDRTLIIDPAAIDAAVRPTAIPEALIPAADGEPEDGQPEPAAGPGQQAEETSGPADGGQSQGGPAASAPRVRRRVTRVAGVAVPGPPRPRPGPPGSPTPGPSLPDSATPTPGPTPVKAVPAAAGPAERAVASEQASPAGEKTKATREAAEPKTPGVPSPALFASRRAVGVALPGAALPPAQPEPGDGLTPSVIDSVARQVVVSWCTSATPDSLSELRRSAPIIPSDLDRALLLDLSSHEGGDDLDDEARHKVRERFWHHIGRVRPI; translated from the coding sequence ATGAGGTCTTGCTGCACGATCTACGTCGATGTCGGTTACCTGCTCGCAGCGGCAGCGACGCGGGTGACGGGTAGCTCACTGCGGCGCGGGGTGCAAACGGATTATGCGGCCCTCATTCGGGCGTTGGAAGCGCAGGCCGAAGCCGACAGCGGTCTGCCTCTGCTGCGGGTCATCTGGTACGACGCGGGCGGCCGACCTGGGGGGATGCCTGACCTGTCGCAAGACGAGATCGGTCTGCTGCCCCGGGTGAAGCTGCGCTTGGGTCGGTTGTCGTACACGGGTGAGCAAAAGGGCGTCGATGTCCGTATCGGGTTGGACTTGGCGATCCAGGCCCGGCAGCGGGTGGCTGACGTCGTCTATCTCGTCTCCGGTGATGACGACCTGACCGAGGCAGTCGAGGAGGCGCAGGCGCACGGCGTGCAGGTCATCCTGTTGGCCGTGCCGCGCCACGACGGTAAACCGCTGGCCGTCTCCAAACACCTGCTGCGTGAAGTGGACCGCACCTTGATCATCGACCCGGCGGCGATTGATGCTGCCGTGCGGCCCACCGCGATCCCCGAAGCGCTCATCCCCGCTGCGGACGGCGAGCCCGAGGACGGGCAGCCGGAGCCCGCAGCCGGTCCAGGGCAGCAAGCAGAAGAAACCTCCGGCCCAGCTGACGGCGGCCAGTCGCAGGGGGGACCCGCGGCATCCGCACCTCGGGTGCGCCGCCGCGTGACCCGAGTTGCAGGTGTTGCGGTACCCGGCCCGCCGCGGCCACGGCCCGGCCCGCCTGGCTCGCCGACGCCCGGGCCGAGCCTGCCCGACTCAGCGACGCCCACCCCAGGACCGACACCCGTCAAGGCGGTCCCAGCGGCCGCCGGTCCGGCTGAGAGAGCAGTGGCGAGCGAGCAGGCCAGCCCCGCTGGCGAGAAGACGAAAGCCACACGCGAGGCCGCCGAACCGAAAACACCCGGGGTGCCGAGCCCCGCGCTGTTCGCCAGCCGACGCGCGGTCGGGGTCGCGTTGCCAGGCGCCGCCCTTCCGCCAGCGCAGCCTGAGCCCGGAGATGGGCTCACCCCTAGCGTCATCGACTCCGTCGCACGTCAGGTGGTCGTCTCGTGGTGCACCTCGGCCACCCCCGACTCCCTGTCGGAATTGCGGCGCTCGGCCCCGATCATTCCCTCCGATCTGGACAGGGCGCTGCTGCTGGACCTGTCGAGTCACGAAGGCGGTGACGACCTCGACGACGAGGCACGGCACAAGGTGCGTGAGCGTTTCTGGCATCACATCGGTAGGGTCCGCCCGATCTGA
- the eno gene encoding phosphopyruvate hydratase, whose amino-acid sequence MRKDLMSFTIAHLSALEILDSRSRPTLQVALELKGGVAAIAGVPSGASTGTREAVELRDGDQARYSGQGVLGAVNNVKGEIAEHLIGRDFTSLAEVDAAMKELDGTENKARLGANAIVGVSMALARALAAAEGKPLYAWLPGFGQSPRLPVPCFNVLNGGAHAPNPLDFQEFMVCPLGAPSMAEAVRAGAEVYAALKKRLAADGHSTGLGDEGGFAPNLAEPEEVLTMIVAAITDAGYTPGTDGVAIALDPAASEFRQSDGTYRVNGQSLSSDDMIERYAAMVEAYPIWSIEDGLGEDDHDGWQRLTARLGERLQLMGDDNFCTNPAIISAAIADGIANSSLIKLNQIGTVTETLEAMAICHRAGYTQMVSHRSGETPDTFIADLAVASGCGQLKTGAPARGERVAKYNRLMEIAASSPDLPFGRS is encoded by the coding sequence ATGCGAAAGGACCTCATGTCATTCACCATCGCCCACCTGTCCGCCCTCGAAATCCTCGATTCTCGATCCCGCCCGACCCTGCAGGTCGCGCTCGAACTGAAGGGCGGAGTCGCGGCCATTGCCGGCGTACCTTCGGGTGCATCGACGGGGACGCGCGAAGCGGTGGAGCTGCGTGATGGCGACCAGGCCCGGTATTCCGGGCAGGGCGTCCTGGGCGCGGTGAACAACGTCAAGGGTGAGATCGCCGAACACCTCATAGGGCGCGACTTCACCTCACTGGCCGAGGTCGACGCAGCCATGAAGGAACTGGACGGAACTGAGAACAAGGCCCGGCTGGGCGCGAACGCGATCGTCGGGGTGTCGATGGCGCTGGCCCGCGCTCTCGCCGCAGCCGAGGGTAAGCCGCTGTACGCCTGGTTGCCCGGTTTCGGACAGTCACCGCGGCTCCCCGTTCCGTGTTTCAACGTCCTCAACGGCGGCGCCCACGCCCCCAACCCGCTCGACTTCCAAGAGTTCATGGTCTGTCCTCTTGGCGCCCCATCGATGGCCGAGGCTGTCCGCGCAGGCGCGGAGGTCTACGCGGCACTGAAGAAGCGGCTGGCTGCAGACGGCCACTCCACAGGGCTCGGTGACGAGGGTGGCTTCGCCCCCAACCTGGCCGAACCGGAAGAGGTCCTGACGATGATCGTCGCGGCCATCACGGACGCCGGTTACACCCCGGGTACCGATGGCGTCGCGATCGCGCTCGACCCCGCCGCATCCGAGTTCCGCCAGAGCGACGGCACCTACCGGGTCAACGGACAGTCCTTGTCCAGCGACGACATGATCGAGCGCTATGCCGCCATGGTGGAGGCCTATCCCATCTGGAGCATCGAAGACGGTCTCGGCGAGGACGACCACGACGGCTGGCAGCGCCTCACCGCTCGTCTTGGCGAGCGTCTCCAGCTCATGGGCGACGACAACTTCTGCACGAACCCGGCCATCATCAGCGCCGCCATCGCCGACGGAATCGCCAACTCCTCCCTCATCAAGCTCAACCAGATCGGGACCGTCACCGAGACGCTGGAGGCCATGGCCATCTGCCACCGCGCCGGCTACACCCAGATGGTCTCCCACCGCTCCGGTGAAACGCCTGACACGTTCATCGCGGACCTGGCGGTTGCCAGCGGGTGCGGGCAGCTCAAGACTGGCGCGCCGGCTCGCGGCGAGCGCGTCGCGAAGTACAACCGCCTGATGGAGATCGCTGCTTCCTCTCCTGATCTGCCGTTCGGGCGCAGCTGA
- a CDS encoding cache domain-containing protein, with the protein MSAFKGGIQTKLLLMTLLAVCGMLAVISIAAVQQRNSIAEERQERIKSVVETAHGVLDFYGKQASSGVMSEKQAQQAALATLKQMRYDGQEYFWVNDMHPHVVMHPMKPELDGTDASTIKDPNGVFIFKEFAQTVKSSGSGFVPYMWPKPGQEEPQPKISYVSGYQPWGWVVGSGVYTDDITGAAWVSALKLALWSLPLMLIVWFVGSRLAASIIRRVRSAAQALESADITHRFPVKGDGTALDDLNSALNATLDRVGGVIERVEGTSRGLVEASGSLRGAGEHIEHSAQGTSAQAGRMLGDIDGIRDGVETVAAGTEEMGASIRQISESANAAARVAADAVRTAESTNATVSRLGESSKRISEVVQAIGAIAAQTNLLALNATIEAARAGEAGKGFAVVAGEVKDLAQESARASEDIGDRVASMQTEVAQAVAAIGQIASIIGEINDYQTAIAGAVEEQTATTAEMSRSVQGAAADGRSVADGARGLLGSAQGTVGEAGEIRAAVDRLEAMSQDLQTAVSAFHH; encoded by the coding sequence GTGTCAGCCTTCAAAGGTGGGATTCAGACCAAGCTGTTGTTGATGACCCTGCTTGCCGTCTGCGGCATGCTCGCCGTGATCAGCATCGCTGCCGTTCAGCAGCGAAACAGCATCGCCGAAGAGCGCCAGGAGCGCATCAAATCCGTCGTGGAGACGGCGCATGGGGTGCTCGACTTCTACGGGAAGCAAGCATCCTCAGGGGTCATGAGCGAGAAGCAAGCCCAACAGGCAGCGCTGGCCACACTCAAGCAGATGCGTTACGACGGTCAAGAGTACTTCTGGGTCAATGACATGCATCCCCACGTCGTCATGCATCCGATGAAGCCCGAACTCGATGGCACGGACGCTTCCACGATCAAAGACCCCAACGGGGTCTTCATCTTCAAGGAGTTCGCCCAGACCGTTAAGAGCAGCGGGTCGGGGTTCGTGCCCTACATGTGGCCCAAGCCGGGACAGGAGGAGCCGCAGCCGAAGATCTCCTACGTCAGCGGCTATCAACCGTGGGGTTGGGTCGTCGGGTCAGGGGTGTACACGGACGACATCACCGGCGCGGCTTGGGTCTCTGCGCTGAAGTTGGCGCTGTGGTCGTTGCCGTTGATGCTGATCGTGTGGTTCGTCGGCTCCAGGCTTGCCGCCAGCATCATCCGGCGGGTGCGCAGCGCCGCGCAGGCGTTGGAATCAGCCGACATCACCCATCGCTTCCCGGTCAAGGGTGACGGCACGGCGTTGGACGACCTCAACTCCGCCCTGAACGCCACCCTGGATCGCGTCGGTGGAGTCATCGAGCGGGTCGAAGGGACCTCGCGCGGGTTGGTGGAGGCCTCCGGTTCACTCCGCGGCGCTGGGGAACACATCGAACATTCCGCACAGGGGACGTCGGCGCAGGCCGGTCGGATGCTGGGCGATATCGACGGCATCCGTGACGGCGTCGAGACGGTAGCTGCCGGAACTGAGGAGATGGGGGCCTCCATCCGCCAGATCTCCGAGAGCGCGAACGCTGCCGCCCGGGTCGCCGCGGACGCGGTCCGCACGGCCGAATCCACCAACGCGACGGTGTCCCGCTTGGGAGAGTCGTCCAAGCGGATCAGCGAGGTCGTCCAAGCCATCGGCGCGATCGCCGCTCAGACCAACCTATTGGCGCTCAACGCCACCATCGAGGCGGCGCGAGCCGGTGAGGCAGGCAAGGGCTTCGCTGTGGTCGCCGGCGAGGTCAAGGATCTAGCCCAGGAGAGCGCCCGCGCCAGCGAGGACATCGGTGATCGGGTGGCTTCGATGCAGACCGAAGTCGCGCAGGCCGTTGCGGCGATCGGGCAGATCGCCTCGATCATCGGGGAGATCAACGATTACCAGACAGCCATCGCCGGAGCCGTCGAAGAACAGACGGCCACCACCGCGGAGATGAGCCGTAGCGTGCAGGGCGCTGCAGCCGACGGCCGTTCTGTCGCAGACGGAGCCCGTGGTCTCCTCGGCAGTGCCCAGGGCACGGTGGGCGAAGCGGGGGAGATCCGTGCCGCGGTGGACCGGTTGGAGGCAATGTCGCAGGACCTGCAGACTGCAGTGTCGGCGTTCCATCACTGA
- a CDS encoding purine-cytosine permease family protein — MTVSEPGAAPLPEQATGLRSLLQVEDRGIEPLPLSEQTSRPAELFWIWLAGNISILGLPLGAWVVAGVLNFWQALLAGTVGAVGSFAIVGLISIAGQRGGAPSLTLSRATFGSLGNFGPTIVAILSRWGWETVNAVTAVFAILSIGTVLTGTALTPRNAVWLTVSAVLVFLALTLIVSGIGHHLLALFQQWATYIFGALTIIVLGFIITRVDWSAVANAEAGPASAVLIGIGTVAAGTGLAWANSGADLGRYQSPAASPGKLVFASAAGAGIPLVIMVGAGSLIAISNPQFDTDNPLSSIPELLPPWMSVPFLIAAFAGLLLSNNISVYSSGLTLLTLGIKTRRIVAVAIELVVSLIGSMVFLYLFDNFYDAFIGFITLLAIPLTAWVGVFLVDMLKRTTYDSDSLLDLSPRSRYWYTGGIEWRAMCAWLIGIAAGFIFRFPGLADSWITVNGLPWLVTLLVSSALYFLAGGARCAAGKDD; from the coding sequence ATGACCGTGAGTGAACCAGGCGCCGCACCCCTTCCAGAGCAAGCCACTGGACTCCGTAGTCTGCTGCAAGTCGAGGACCGAGGCATCGAACCGCTGCCTCTTTCGGAGCAGACGAGCAGGCCTGCGGAACTCTTCTGGATATGGTTGGCAGGAAACATCTCTATTCTTGGCCTGCCGCTTGGCGCATGGGTCGTCGCCGGTGTCCTGAACTTCTGGCAGGCATTGCTGGCCGGAACTGTCGGGGCGGTCGGATCTTTCGCCATTGTCGGCTTGATCTCTATCGCCGGTCAGCGTGGTGGAGCGCCGAGCCTGACGCTGTCTCGGGCCACCTTCGGCTCACTGGGAAACTTCGGCCCCACTATTGTCGCGATCCTTTCTCGCTGGGGTTGGGAAACCGTTAATGCCGTCACCGCAGTCTTCGCGATTCTCTCCATCGGTACTGTTCTCACGGGTACCGCGCTGACCCCTCGCAACGCGGTGTGGCTGACGGTGTCGGCGGTACTGGTGTTCCTGGCGCTCACGCTGATTGTGTCTGGGATTGGCCACCACTTACTGGCCCTCTTTCAGCAATGGGCCACGTACATCTTCGGCGCCTTGACGATCATCGTCCTCGGTTTCATCATCACCCGGGTTGATTGGAGTGCTGTCGCCAACGCCGAAGCAGGCCCCGCCAGTGCGGTTCTCATCGGCATCGGGACGGTTGCGGCAGGGACGGGGCTTGCTTGGGCCAACTCCGGGGCAGATTTGGGACGGTACCAATCACCCGCAGCCTCCCCCGGAAAATTGGTGTTCGCCAGTGCCGCAGGTGCGGGAATCCCATTGGTCATCATGGTCGGCGCGGGTTCTCTCATCGCTATCTCCAACCCTCAGTTCGACACCGATAATCCCCTGTCTTCCATCCCGGAGTTGCTGCCGCCGTGGATGTCGGTGCCCTTCCTGATCGCCGCCTTCGCGGGCCTTCTGTTGTCGAACAACATTTCCGTGTATTCCTCCGGACTGACGCTCCTTACCCTGGGCATCAAGACCCGCAGAATCGTAGCCGTAGCCATCGAACTTGTCGTCAGCCTCATCGGCTCGATGGTCTTCCTCTATCTGTTTGATAACTTCTATGACGCCTTCATTGGATTCATCACGCTCCTTGCTATTCCGCTGACGGCATGGGTGGGAGTCTTCCTGGTCGATATGCTCAAGCGCACCACCTACGACAGTGACTCCCTGCTCGACCTCAGTCCGCGTAGCCGTTACTGGTACACCGGGGGCATCGAATGGCGTGCCATGTGCGCCTGGTTGATCGGCATCGCTGCGGGTTTCATCTTCCGTTTCCCCGGCCTGGCTGACTCCTGGATCACCGTCAACGGGCTCCCATGGCTCGTCACTCTTCTGGTCTCATCCGCCCTGTACTTCCTGGCTGGCGGCGCCCGATGTGCGGCCGGGAAGGACGACTGA